One window from the genome of Erwinia sorbitola encodes:
- a CDS encoding fimbrial protein, producing the protein MQQAQWIGSTYRYLRRRPLTTFAATIVLPLVLSGIAHASDNWEVDGANGVLRVHGALTESACRLEMTSARQDVDLGDTASGRLRKPGARGTPVKVELELLDCLPSRTHNRDLRNGNLLWSASQPAVSASFIAPGDVDNPQLIKVQGTKGLALRLTDRLGRDVSLGSRGTPLWLTPGQNILTYTITPERTSAPLMAGAYWAQVNFRLHYD; encoded by the coding sequence ATGCAACAAGCACAATGGATTGGTTCCACTTACCGATATTTAAGGCGGCGGCCGCTCACCACGTTTGCAGCGACAATAGTGCTACCGTTGGTATTAAGCGGTATCGCACACGCGTCAGATAATTGGGAGGTTGATGGGGCTAACGGCGTACTGCGAGTCCATGGCGCACTGACTGAAAGCGCCTGTCGTCTGGAAATGACCTCAGCCCGGCAAGATGTTGACTTAGGGGATACAGCTAGCGGTCGGCTACGTAAACCTGGGGCACGTGGTACACCCGTGAAGGTCGAACTGGAGTTATTAGACTGCTTACCTTCTCGCACCCACAACCGCGACCTTCGCAACGGTAATCTGTTGTGGAGTGCCAGCCAGCCAGCGGTCTCGGCTAGTTTTATTGCTCCAGGGGATGTGGATAATCCTCAGTTGATAAAGGTACAGGGTACCAAAGGCCTTGCATTACGCCTTACCGATCGGCTCGGGCGGGATGTAAGCCTGGGCAGTCGTGGGACACCACTCTGGCTTACCCCGGGCCAGAATATCTTGACCTATACCATAACCCCTGAAAGAACATCAGCTCCCCTGATGGCCGGAGCTTATTGGGCGCAGGTTAACTTCAGGCTTCATTATGACTAG
- a CDS encoding fimbrial protein yields MGKKVQRYLLMLVLGTMLLVSSSLAVANTVALVTVLAYVTKPLDCVINNNQAIEVDFGNEVITTKVDGRNYMQEVKYTLRCSGDTVNTLKLQIQGEPAWFNPAVLATVQQRDLGIEIWADGIILPANSWLNFTYPNVPLLSAVPVKRSGSTLSAGKFSAAATMKIDVQ; encoded by the coding sequence GTGGGTAAAAAAGTGCAGCGATATTTACTGATGCTAGTTTTGGGCACGATGTTGCTGGTAAGTAGCTCTTTAGCCGTCGCTAATACCGTTGCGTTAGTAACAGTATTAGCTTATGTGACTAAACCTTTAGACTGCGTGATTAACAATAACCAGGCCATTGAGGTTGATTTCGGCAATGAGGTTATAACCACTAAAGTCGACGGTAGGAACTACATGCAGGAAGTGAAATACACACTGCGTTGTAGTGGTGATACAGTCAACACTTTAAAGTTGCAGATACAGGGTGAGCCAGCATGGTTTAATCCTGCAGTGCTGGCCACGGTACAGCAACGTGATTTAGGTATTGAAATTTGGGCTGATGGCATCATTCTGCCAGCGAATAGCTGGTTGAACTTTACCTATCCGAATGTACCTCTGTTATCTGCAGTACCGGTCAAACGCTCCGGTTCTACGCTGAGTGCCGGCAAGTTTTCTGCGGCAGCAACCATGAAAATCGATGTTCAATAA
- a CDS encoding fimbrial protein: MSRYWVIMLFLPGINALVPARSADNMNFHGTLISPPSCTINDESKIDVNFGERIGINKVNGVNYRQTVDYRIRCDASAGKWDISLWLKGTRTSFDEAAVQTQERADLGIRLYQNGQPFILNKALPIDPKNLPVLEAVPVKAPGSALTEGAFEALAMLEVVYQ; the protein is encoded by the coding sequence ATGAGCAGATACTGGGTTATTATGCTTTTTTTGCCAGGAATTAATGCCCTTGTTCCAGCACGCTCGGCAGATAATATGAATTTCCACGGTACGTTGATTTCACCACCGTCATGCACCATTAATGATGAAAGCAAAATTGACGTGAATTTTGGTGAGCGGATTGGCATCAATAAAGTTAATGGCGTGAACTACCGGCAAACGGTGGATTACCGCATTCGCTGTGATGCCAGTGCCGGGAAATGGGATATAAGTCTGTGGTTAAAAGGTACCCGCACCAGCTTTGATGAGGCCGCAGTACAAACCCAGGAAAGGGCCGATTTAGGGATCCGTCTGTATCAAAATGGCCAGCCGTTTATTTTAAATAAGGCATTACCGATTGATCCGAAAAATTTACCTGTATTGGAAGCCGTGCCGGTGAAAGCTCCAGGGTCAGCGTTGACGGAAGGAGCATTTGAAGCATTGGCAATGCTAGAGGTAGTGTATCAATGA
- a CDS encoding fimbrial protein yields the protein MIDKLTIKRRYRYPLPIYIIILILLLLSQSVRSAVNMHLYGALVAEPCVIPPGEENITLDFGAVIDKYLYINNRTPGQAFVINLTQCDLSLGNVVDITFTGKESPNLTGMLALAPESQASGVAIGMETPDGNFLPLNKKVQSYPLAAGTSAVTVHAYLQGEPAAIINERIVPGPFSAVATFNLKYQ from the coding sequence ATGATAGATAAACTGACAATAAAACGCCGGTATCGATACCCATTACCGATATATATAATCATATTGATATTATTGTTACTGAGCCAGTCGGTGCGCAGTGCGGTTAATATGCATCTTTATGGTGCTTTAGTTGCCGAGCCCTGTGTTATTCCTCCGGGGGAGGAAAATATAACGCTGGATTTTGGGGCGGTAATTGATAAATACCTGTATATAAATAATCGAACACCAGGGCAGGCGTTTGTTATTAATTTAACGCAGTGCGACCTGAGTCTGGGTAATGTAGTTGATATCACGTTTACTGGTAAAGAGAGCCCCAATTTAACCGGAATGCTGGCGCTGGCCCCTGAAAGCCAGGCATCTGGCGTTGCTATTGGTATGGAAACACCGGATGGTAATTTTTTACCGCTTAATAAAAAGGTGCAATCCTATCCTCTGGCGGCAGGGACTAGTGCTGTTACCGTCCATGCCTATCTGCAAGGTGAGCCTGCAGCAATTATCAATGAAAGGATTGTGCCTGGGCCGTTCAGCGCAGTGGCGACATTTAATTTGAAATATCAATAA
- a CDS encoding PglL family O-oligosaccharyltransferase: MLMILPLLGGDIGEFSAITSRMVGLGLGLAFYFALLQYRFTRAMREWVIRSCLLLALVQAGLGGAQYYLFSVDNFMGYDTLLNRPYGIFQQWNVMASFMATGLALALYCWMPKSGVVLTRWVALAAAMMLVMAPLLLVLIGSRIGLMAAFLVTPLQLWALWQLDRRRCVQAIALISAGVALAWFSQVSNGVARDVMQGSTLSYRLQVWQICLAMIAEKPWFGWGYGQFSTEFIHYAHRLLPDTLESFHMPHPHNEFLFWGVEGGLPGLAALGLIASGVVLLCIRRIRCGYGWAGRLSRSPWLLMVPIALHTQVEFPLYQSALHGIMLILLLRVCDIRSSVFIRRYNVQGLRWGLVGAAMMCLLYLHNGLYASQVITTVEREGLKNIARYQQLIHPHPWQQRQSYGEHLAGLLTYGQSQQHQVLKDYQHWGESYLRHTPDVNVYINLSVVNRMLGNSLRAEQLRAEARHLYPQERRLIPSG; this comes from the coding sequence ATGCTGATGATATTACCGTTGCTGGGCGGTGATATAGGCGAGTTCAGTGCTATTACCTCACGAATGGTGGGTTTAGGCCTGGGCCTGGCATTCTATTTTGCCCTGCTGCAATACCGCTTCACCCGGGCGATGCGTGAATGGGTGATTCGCAGCTGCTTATTGCTGGCGCTGGTGCAGGCCGGATTGGGCGGTGCTCAGTATTATCTGTTCTCAGTGGATAATTTTATGGGCTATGACACCCTGTTGAACCGCCCTTATGGCATTTTCCAGCAGTGGAACGTTATGGCCAGTTTTATGGCAACAGGGCTGGCACTGGCGCTCTATTGCTGGATGCCAAAAAGTGGCGTGGTGCTGACCCGCTGGGTGGCGTTGGCGGCTGCAATGATGCTGGTGATGGCTCCGCTGCTATTGGTGCTGATTGGTTCACGTATTGGCTTGATGGCCGCATTTTTAGTCACGCCATTACAGCTGTGGGCTCTCTGGCAGTTGGATCGACGTCGTTGTGTCCAGGCAATAGCGCTGATTAGTGCAGGTGTGGCGCTGGCCTGGTTTAGCCAGGTGAGCAACGGCGTAGCGCGCGATGTGATGCAAGGCTCAACCCTCAGCTACCGTTTACAGGTCTGGCAAATCTGTCTGGCGATGATAGCGGAAAAGCCCTGGTTCGGCTGGGGGTATGGACAGTTTTCAACTGAGTTTATCCACTATGCCCACCGCCTGTTGCCAGACACGCTGGAAAGTTTTCATATGCCTCACCCGCATAATGAATTCTTGTTCTGGGGGGTGGAAGGTGGCCTGCCTGGGTTGGCGGCGTTAGGGCTCATCGCGAGTGGTGTGGTGCTGCTGTGTATCAGGCGGATTAGATGCGGATATGGCTGGGCTGGGCGTTTAAGCCGTTCCCCCTGGCTATTAATGGTACCGATCGCGCTGCATACTCAGGTCGAGTTTCCTTTGTACCAGTCGGCTCTGCACGGGATTATGCTGATATTACTGCTGCGGGTGTGTGACATACGTAGTTCTGTATTTATCCGGCGATATAACGTTCAGGGGCTGCGCTGGGGCCTGGTGGGTGCGGCAATGATGTGCCTGCTCTACCTGCATAATGGCCTGTATGCCAGCCAGGTGATTACCACCGTAGAGCGTGAGGGGCTAAAGAATATCGCCCGTTATCAACAGCTGATACACCCTCATCCCTGGCAGCAACGGCAGTCTTATGGTGAACATCTGGCTGGTTTGCTCACTTATGGTCAAAGCCAGCAACATCAGGTACTGAAAGATTATCAGCACTGGGGCGAAAGCTATCTGCGCCATACGCCTGATGTGAATGTTTATATTAATTTGAGCGTCGTTAACCGGATGCTGGGGAATAGCCTGCGCGCTGAACAACTGCGTGCCGAAGCGCGGCATCTCTACCCACAGGAGCGACGGCTGATACCTTCAGGTTAA
- a CDS encoding FKBP-type peptidyl-prolyl cis-trans isomerase N-terminal domain-containing protein produces MNRIQMFLWRTVVCTVGLLAWPLAAEDSGIPALLLNAERYQTAGGSESGTSPHEEKTFQLKHKGSKASLDSQFSLRERYARLHRQQADLEVLRADLADALEKNQELTRLTTEHQQQTTALREEVKLLTARASWLTPAEKLTTPQMQEAYAAGVSLGNNVVEVQQQQAALGVVTDRQVLLSGVIDAVLGQTRLEPEALHQAMLAAELNAKNALENTLARQKKAGEAYIAEFSKQQGSKYSPAGFWYRIDYAGDAGIPATAVVDLVVKEMLTDGTVIQDMDDNGAALSQPLAQYPPLFREAIGLLKNHGSMQLVVPASLAYGDEGYLPKVLPGTTMVYHLRIAEISSIKEEQSKPL; encoded by the coding sequence ATGAACCGTATTCAGATGTTCTTGTGGCGCACGGTTGTCTGCACTGTCGGGCTACTGGCCTGGCCGCTAGCCGCAGAAGATAGCGGTATTCCTGCGCTGTTGTTAAATGCCGAACGTTACCAAACCGCGGGCGGTTCCGAATCAGGTACCTCGCCGCACGAAGAGAAGACGTTTCAGTTGAAGCATAAAGGCAGCAAAGCTTCACTTGATTCTCAATTCTCTCTGAGAGAAAGGTACGCACGACTGCATCGCCAGCAGGCGGATCTGGAGGTGTTAAGAGCTGACCTGGCGGATGCTCTGGAAAAAAACCAGGAACTGACTCGTTTAACCACGGAGCATCAGCAGCAAACCACCGCTTTGCGTGAGGAGGTTAAGTTGCTGACTGCGCGGGCCAGCTGGTTAACGCCCGCTGAGAAACTGACCACGCCTCAGATGCAGGAAGCGTATGCCGCAGGCGTTTCTCTGGGTAATAACGTTGTTGAAGTTCAGCAACAGCAGGCTGCGCTGGGGGTGGTAACCGATCGGCAAGTATTGCTGTCAGGGGTGATTGATGCCGTCCTGGGGCAGACCAGACTGGAGCCGGAAGCGTTGCATCAGGCAATGCTCGCTGCTGAATTAAATGCGAAAAATGCTCTGGAAAACACCCTCGCCCGACAAAAGAAGGCGGGGGAAGCCTATATTGCTGAATTCAGTAAGCAGCAGGGCAGCAAGTACTCTCCAGCAGGGTTTTGGTATCGCATTGACTATGCAGGAGATGCCGGGATTCCGGCGACGGCAGTGGTTGATTTAGTGGTTAAAGAGATGCTGACCGACGGTACGGTGATTCAGGATATGGACGATAACGGAGCGGCATTGTCACAACCGCTGGCGCAATATCCGCCTTTATTCCGTGAGGCAATCGGCCTGCTGAAAAATCATGGCTCCATGCAGCTGGTGGTGCCCGCCAGCCTCGCCTACGGTGATGAAGGATATCTGCCAAAAGTCCTGCCTGGCACCACAATGGTCTATCACTTACGCATAGCCGAAATTTCTAGTATTAAAGAGGAGCAGAGTAAGCCTTTATAA
- a CDS encoding LysR family transcriptional regulator, whose product MNLQHLKPFIVLTEELNFHKAAKRLNITQPPLSRAIMQLEESLGVSLFLRLPKGIELTAAGRAFRDYALTILELADIASEQTVQTAEGYSGRLDVGLFNFGGLQSVPHILAHYHRARPDVKICIHNLSKAEQITALHKRQLSIGFCRFPSADPDISIDRASREAVYVALHVSHPLCQLSEISLEDLEGEPLILYPNDAPYGLRHEVCSAFRSQGMYPTIEHEVDDVMSCITLVASEFGVGITTHSGTYLKLPGVEYRRLKNNMLNSIDLNCIYRSDDTSPLLASFLEVIRELRDI is encoded by the coding sequence ATGAACTTACAGCACCTGAAACCCTTTATTGTCCTGACCGAAGAGCTAAATTTTCACAAAGCTGCAAAGCGACTTAATATCACCCAACCGCCCCTCAGTAGAGCCATCATGCAGCTTGAAGAGAGCCTGGGAGTGAGTTTGTTTCTGCGGCTACCTAAAGGTATCGAATTAACGGCAGCCGGGCGTGCATTCCGTGATTATGCGTTAACCATTCTCGAACTGGCGGATATTGCTTCAGAGCAAACCGTACAGACGGCGGAGGGCTACAGCGGGCGGCTGGATGTAGGACTATTCAATTTTGGAGGGCTGCAAAGCGTGCCGCATATCCTCGCACATTATCATCGGGCCAGGCCGGATGTGAAAATATGCATACATAATCTTTCCAAGGCTGAACAAATCACAGCGCTGCATAAACGCCAGTTGAGCATCGGATTTTGTCGTTTCCCTTCGGCAGATCCCGATATTTCGATTGACCGGGCATCCCGCGAAGCGGTGTATGTCGCACTCCATGTATCTCATCCACTCTGTCAGCTTTCTGAAATCAGCCTGGAGGATCTGGAGGGCGAACCCCTGATTCTCTATCCCAATGATGCACCATACGGCTTACGCCATGAGGTGTGCTCTGCTTTTCGCAGCCAGGGAATGTACCCAACCATTGAGCATGAAGTCGATGACGTAATGAGTTGTATTACCCTGGTGGCAAGCGAGTTTGGCGTCGGTATTACCACGCACTCAGGAACCTACCTGAAACTACCCGGCGTGGAATACCGCAGATTGAAAAATAATATGCTGAACTCTATCGATCTTAATTGTATCTACAGAAGCGATGACACCTCCCCTTTGCTGGCTTCCTTTCTGGAGGTCATAAGGGAGTTACGGGATATCTGA
- a CDS encoding amidohydrolase family protein, with the protein MKIIGIEEHWVSKKFAELYPAEGQPGRDAPIEVLTDIGQNRIDILDKQGIDIQVLGHGMFPATTASLSDVQATNDQAADAVARFPKRFAAFAALPLSSAENAANELERTVRQYGFKGAMINGTIDGQFLDNPRFAPLLAKAESLDVPLYLHPAYPMSTISDSYYKGGFSDLVGFTLGSTAAGWHWEVGLHALRMIVSGVFDRYPNLQIIIGHLGELIPFFWERIEYWLEPRTEGLKYSVREYFKRNIYVTTSGYATTPPFMLALDVFGADRIIFSVDYPFSPIQPAVEFLKKIPVSEVDRIKIASGNVSKLLKL; encoded by the coding sequence ATGAAGATTATTGGTATTGAAGAACATTGGGTTTCCAAAAAATTTGCAGAACTTTATCCGGCAGAAGGTCAGCCGGGCCGGGATGCACCCATTGAGGTTTTGACTGATATCGGGCAAAACAGAATTGATATTCTCGACAAACAAGGCATTGATATTCAGGTGCTGGGGCATGGAATGTTCCCTGCGACTACCGCGTCGTTATCCGATGTACAGGCAACCAACGATCAGGCTGCTGATGCCGTGGCCCGCTTTCCGAAACGCTTTGCTGCCTTTGCAGCGCTACCTCTGTCCAGTGCTGAAAACGCCGCTAATGAGCTGGAGCGTACCGTCAGGCAGTATGGATTCAAAGGTGCGATGATCAACGGCACCATCGACGGGCAATTTCTCGACAATCCGCGTTTCGCGCCTTTGCTGGCAAAAGCTGAGTCACTGGATGTTCCCCTTTATCTGCATCCGGCTTATCCGATGTCGACTATCAGCGACAGTTACTACAAGGGGGGATTCAGCGATCTGGTTGGTTTTACACTGGGTTCAACCGCTGCCGGATGGCACTGGGAAGTGGGGTTGCATGCACTCAGGATGATTGTTTCAGGTGTATTTGACCGTTATCCCAACCTGCAAATTATCATTGGTCATCTTGGTGAGCTGATTCCGTTCTTTTGGGAGCGCATTGAATACTGGCTTGAACCGAGAACTGAGGGATTGAAATATTCTGTGCGTGAGTATTTCAAACGCAATATCTATGTTACCACCAGCGGATATGCCACTACCCCTCCCTTTATGCTGGCACTGGATGTATTTGGTGCAGACAGAATTATTTTTTCAGTGGATTATCCCTTCAGCCCGATACAGCCTGCGGTAGAGTTCCTTAAAAAAATCCCCGTAAGTGAAGTTGATCGCATCAAAATTGCCAGTGGTAATGTGTCAAAGCTGCTTAAGTTATAA
- a CDS encoding DUF2339 domain-containing protein — MDELLLFAGLIAIFTLVVMPILVMISLSRSRRNERELAQLKQTVAMLQQKLAKWQRGETGSSGKPEIDLPAVSSVRADESPVHNELPPAPVAQPVAHAASVTVSAGSAKLSQPEQASPQIPSQPRNRQPDMFTGMFSTLLAWFMKGNPLAKLGVLLMFFGLAYLLKYTVERDMLPIELRLAGAALASLVMLALGWRLRIRQQLYALILQGGAVGALYITVFGAFRLYDLLPHLLAFALMLVICAASVGLAVLQRALSLAMLASIGGYLSPLLLSTGGGSHIALFSYYLLLSLGILAIAVWQPWRQLNLLGFAFSFGVAGLWGINNYLPQYYLSCQLFLIANMVIFGVLSLGLSLRTQVKGEKVIDGVLLFGPPLIGFGMQYHITLHWAFGPAFSALGFGLAYLLLAWVGLRRFPSLGRQLAISGLALGSVFTTLAIPLALSAQWTSMAWALEGLGILWLGQSQRQSRVSYSGTGLLLLALGSALTACFNGIHALSFSLIFAVLALTWLGASWLWREANLLVSRILLGGGTCCWLAALTGGLAATPLPDADFLFPLAGLIALSALIWHLGSRRLGWSDLAYMPWLLWPAMLLVLLYQLIIDNSLLVAGWFNLVWLPVLAIAYGLLKREEGRVKPYMMQQGLHLSLFWMLLAAGTEVWHLTQRLPWGMDEWRIAALMGFIALIILLLLWAVRRGVWPFAAHQRLYTTLGLLPLAPCALILLLSGNLHDGVMIDWHYLPLLNPLEEGALLLMFALLMWGSLLRNRFAAVLPWSNAALRISGLVLLFWWGNGLVMRLLAYYSGIDWQPAALWSSRLVQTTFALLWMLNALIIMLWSTRRGERRGWFGGAGLLGVVIVKLILVDSANGGGLARAVGFIGVAILVLIAGYFSPLPPKTGHKDGSVTANEGKHEE; from the coding sequence ATGGATGAACTTCTGCTGTTCGCCGGGCTGATTGCTATTTTTACTCTGGTGGTAATGCCAATACTGGTGATGATTTCGCTCTCGCGCAGCAGGCGTAATGAGCGGGAACTGGCGCAGCTGAAACAGACGGTAGCGATGTTGCAGCAGAAACTGGCGAAATGGCAGCGCGGTGAAACCGGATCCAGTGGGAAGCCTGAGATTGATCTGCCTGCGGTATCATCCGTCCGGGCAGACGAGAGTCCTGTCCATAATGAATTGCCACCGGCGCCCGTTGCTCAACCGGTTGCACATGCTGCCTCAGTAACAGTGAGCGCCGGATCCGCTAAGTTATCCCAACCTGAACAAGCCTCCCCTCAGATACCGTCTCAGCCGCGTAACAGGCAGCCTGATATGTTTACCGGCATGTTTTCCACTCTGCTGGCCTGGTTTATGAAGGGCAATCCGCTGGCGAAGCTTGGCGTGCTGCTGATGTTCTTTGGCCTGGCCTATTTACTTAAGTACACCGTTGAGCGCGATATGCTGCCGATTGAGCTGCGCCTGGCGGGTGCAGCGCTGGCCAGCCTGGTAATGCTGGCCCTGGGCTGGCGGCTCAGAATCAGGCAGCAGCTCTATGCATTGATCCTTCAGGGCGGAGCCGTGGGGGCACTCTATATCACCGTATTCGGTGCTTTCCGGCTTTATGATTTACTGCCGCATTTGCTGGCCTTTGCCCTGATGCTGGTAATCTGTGCAGCCAGCGTTGGCCTCGCCGTCTTACAGCGCGCCCTGAGTCTGGCGATGCTGGCCAGCATTGGCGGCTATCTCTCTCCTCTGCTGCTTTCTACCGGTGGCGGCAGTCATATTGCGCTGTTCTCCTACTACCTGCTGCTGTCGCTGGGAATTCTGGCGATCGCTGTCTGGCAGCCCTGGCGACAGCTTAACCTGCTGGGATTCGCCTTCTCCTTTGGCGTAGCGGGCCTGTGGGGCATTAATAATTATCTGCCGCAGTACTATCTCAGCTGCCAGCTGTTCCTGATCGCCAATATGGTAATTTTCGGTGTGTTGTCGCTGGGATTATCGCTGCGTACTCAGGTGAAAGGCGAGAAGGTCATCGACGGCGTACTGCTGTTTGGGCCACCGCTGATCGGTTTTGGTATGCAGTACCACATCACCCTGCACTGGGCATTTGGCCCGGCGTTCTCCGCACTTGGCTTCGGCCTGGCTTATCTGCTGCTGGCCTGGGTCGGGCTGCGGCGCTTTCCATCACTGGGGCGTCAGCTGGCTATTTCCGGGCTGGCGCTTGGCAGCGTATTTACCACCCTGGCGATCCCGCTGGCGCTCTCTGCGCAATGGACGTCAATGGCCTGGGCATTGGAAGGATTGGGAATTCTCTGGCTGGGGCAGTCGCAGCGCCAGTCACGCGTTAGCTATAGCGGTACCGGGCTGCTGCTGCTGGCGCTTGGCTCGGCCTTAACTGCCTGCTTTAACGGCATCCATGCGCTCTCATTCAGTCTGATTTTTGCCGTACTTGCCCTGACCTGGCTTGGTGCATCTTGGCTGTGGCGCGAAGCTAATCTGCTGGTGTCGCGCATTCTGCTGGGGGGCGGTACCTGCTGCTGGCTGGCGGCGCTGACTGGCGGTCTGGCTGCCACTCCGCTCCCGGACGCTGACTTCCTGTTCCCATTAGCAGGTCTGATTGCTCTCTCTGCGCTGATCTGGCATCTCGGCAGCCGCCGTCTTGGCTGGTCGGATCTTGCTTATATGCCGTGGTTGCTGTGGCCGGCAATGCTGCTGGTGTTGCTGTACCAGCTGATCATCGATAACTCCCTGCTGGTGGCGGGCTGGTTCAACCTGGTCTGGCTGCCAGTGCTGGCGATAGCTTACGGGCTGCTGAAGCGAGAAGAGGGGAGGGTGAAACCTTATATGATGCAACAGGGGCTGCATTTATCACTGTTCTGGATGCTGCTGGCTGCCGGTACGGAGGTGTGGCACCTTACGCAGAGGCTGCCATGGGGCATGGATGAGTGGCGTATCGCGGCGCTGATGGGATTTATTGCCCTGATCATTCTGTTGCTGCTCTGGGCGGTACGCCGGGGTGTGTGGCCTTTTGCTGCTCATCAACGTCTTTATACCACGCTGGGGCTGCTGCCACTGGCGCCCTGTGCGCTGATACTGCTGCTGTCAGGTAATCTGCATGATGGCGTAATGATTGACTGGCATTATCTGCCGTTGCTCAACCCGCTGGAAGAGGGGGCGTTGCTGCTGATGTTTGCCCTCTTAATGTGGGGGAGCCTGCTGCGTAATCGCTTTGCCGCCGTGCTTCCCTGGAGTAATGCAGCCCTGCGTATTAGCGGGCTGGTGCTCTTGTTCTGGTGGGGCAATGGTCTGGTTATGCGTCTTCTGGCTTATTATTCCGGAATTGACTGGCAGCCAGCGGCTCTGTGGTCGTCGCGCCTGGTTCAGACGACATTTGCCCTGCTGTGGATGCTGAACGCGCTGATAATTATGCTGTGGTCAACCCGCCGTGGCGAGCGCCGGGGCTGGTTTGGCGGCGCCGGCCTGCTGGGTGTGGTGATCGTTAAACTGATTCTGGTTGATAGCGCCAATGGCGGAGGCCTGGCGCGAGCCGTGGGCTTTATCGGCGTGGCGATTCTGGTGCTGATTGCCGGATATTTTTCTCCCCTGCCACCAAAAACCGGACATAAAGATGGCTCTGTAACAGCCAATGAGGGAAAACATGAAGAGTAA
- a CDS encoding DUF3999 family protein, with protein MKSKLNHWLLMIALFLSASATANTNEVPKDYAYGVPLITQESEPFFRVILPDDVYEQTAWPDMRDLRVFNSQGVTVPFALYSQEAQETRTKSWPLRVFPLDAQPHKAGTQPQITLKSTSGIEVTLPLDSKKSSGRSLLLEVPQEEEDYPALSQLKLTWTRLPQNWQARVSVFNSPDLKSWNELIEDAPLMDLTSGSDRLLLDTIDLRDGRNMPHSRYFLLVFKDDAQPADLNLSAVTGIAVSGRPAQDYVTLAPSVKALSQSEAEYSWSSPQPFSRLIIKPAQSNAVLPLEIEYRSSERDSWHPLSKLGVYSVEDKESAPLELQGELIQAIRLKGINQQWSGMPPLVSGQREVRKLVFNAQGSSPFMLVWGNKTAAAQALSLDTLIPPKTHQWLTMPYAGKAQVQTLGGRERLTATTQAEKIGLWQKGLLWALLIIGAAGLVLLAIKVWREVQRQPE; from the coding sequence ATGAAGAGTAAGTTAAATCACTGGCTGTTGATGATCGCGCTGTTTCTTTCAGCCAGCGCGACGGCGAATACTAACGAAGTACCAAAAGACTATGCCTATGGCGTACCGCTTATCACCCAGGAGTCAGAGCCATTTTTCCGCGTTATTCTGCCCGATGATGTTTATGAGCAAACGGCATGGCCTGATATGCGCGATCTCCGGGTATTTAACAGCCAGGGTGTAACGGTGCCTTTTGCTCTTTATTCTCAGGAAGCACAGGAAACGCGTACTAAAAGCTGGCCATTGCGGGTTTTCCCGCTCGATGCTCAACCGCACAAGGCCGGTACCCAGCCGCAAATTACACTGAAATCCACAAGCGGCATTGAGGTCACGTTGCCGCTGGATAGTAAAAAGAGTTCAGGGCGCAGCCTGTTGCTGGAAGTACCGCAGGAAGAGGAGGATTATCCTGCGTTAAGCCAGTTAAAGCTGACATGGACACGGTTGCCGCAGAACTGGCAGGCGCGGGTGAGCGTGTTTAACAGCCCGGATTTGAAAAGCTGGAACGAACTGATCGAAGATGCTCCTCTGATGGATCTCACTTCTGGCAGCGATCGGCTGCTGCTGGATACCATCGATCTCCGCGATGGCAGAAATATGCCCCATTCACGTTACTTCCTGCTGGTATTTAAAGATGATGCGCAGCCGGCAGACCTTAACCTCAGTGCGGTCACCGGTATTGCCGTTTCCGGCAGGCCAGCACAGGATTACGTCACCCTTGCTCCTTCAGTAAAAGCGCTGTCACAGAGTGAAGCTGAATATAGCTGGTCATCCCCCCAACCTTTCAGCCGGTTGATCATTAAGCCCGCTCAAAGTAATGCGGTACTGCCGCTGGAGATTGAATATCGCAGTAGTGAACGGGATAGCTGGCATCCGTTGAGCAAGCTGGGGGTTTATAGTGTAGAAGATAAGGAGTCAGCGCCGCTTGAGTTACAGGGAGAGCTGATACAGGCGATCAGACTTAAGGGAATTAACCAGCAGTGGAGCGGAATGCCGCCGCTGGTCAGCGGTCAGCGAGAAGTGCGAAAACTGGTATTTAATGCGCAGGGAAGTTCACCCTTTATGCTGGTGTGGGGAAATAAAACGGCCGCAGCGCAGGCATTGAGTCTCGACACCCTGATCCCGCCGAAAACTCACCAGTGGCTGACTATGCCTTACGCCGGAAAAGCTCAGGTACAGACACTCGGCGGGCGGGAGCGATTAACCGCTACGACGCAGGCCGAGAAGATCGGGCTGTGGCAGAAAGGTCTGCTGTGGGCGCTGTTAATTATTGGTGCCGCAGGGCTGGTGTTACTGGCTATCAAAGTCTGGCGTGAGGTTCAGCGTCAGCCTGAATAA